The nucleotide window CGGGCGCGGATCTGCGCGTCGAGCATCTGTTCGAGCTCGCGCTCGGCGATCCGCGGGTTGGCGTACTTCTCGGCTATCGCCTCGCCCTGCTCGGTGAACTTCACCTGCCCCGTGACGGTCTCGTTGGGGAGCGCGAGCAGCGCCTCGTTCATCGGGCCGCCGCCGCGCGAGATGGAGCCACCTCGGCCGTGGAACAGCCGGAGCGTGACCTCCTCCTCGCGGCAGAACCGGGCGATCCGGCGCTGGTTCTCGTAGAGGTCCCAGTTCGCGGCGAGGAAGCCGTTCTCCTTGTTGGAGTCGGAGTACCCGAGCATCACTTCCTGGACCTCGTCGCGGGCTTCGAGCGCGGTCGCGTACGCCTCGTTCTCGAAGAGCGTCCCGAGGATGCGCTCGGCACCGTTGAGCGCCGACTCGGTCTCCAGCAGCGGAACGACGTCGACCGCGCAGTGGTCGGGCAGGGAGACGACGCCGACCTGATCGGCCAAGAAGAGCACCTCCAGGACGTGGCTCGGCTCCTCCGTCATCGAGATGCAGTAGGTGTCTATCGCCTGCGGGCCGTACTCGTCCTGCCAGTCCGCGAACGACTCGAACCGCCGGAGGACGCGCTCGGTCGTCTCCGAGACGTCTCCCGGCTCGTCGAGGTCGACGACGGGGTCCTCCTGAAGGATCGCGTCCGTGAGGAACTCCTGGCGCTCGGACTCGTCCATCCCGCGGTAGTCGACGCCCTCGACGCCGACCGCCTCGGCGACGGCCTCGGTGTGGTTCTCGCGGTGGTCCCGTAAGTCGAGCGACGCCAGCGTGAGCCCGAACGTGTCGACCTGCCGGCGGAACGGCTCGACGAACGATTCGAGGACCGACTCCTGTCCGTCGGCGCGCAGCGAGTCGGCGATGACGTCGAGATCGTCGAGGAAGGCGTCGCCGTCGGGGTACTCGCCGGGTCGGACGTCGTTCACGCGATCGAGCCGCTCGCGCATCAGCCGGAGCTTCTGACGGTACGGCTCGTCCGGGTAGCGCTCGCGGGCCTCCTCGACGACGGTCGGGAATCGGTCGGCGTCGGCCGCGAGCGACGCTGCCAACGCGTCGTTATCGCCGTACCGGTCGCCGTCCTGACTCAGCACGGCGGAGAGCCGCTTACAGCGGTCGCGGTACTTCTCGACGGCGACCGACCGCTGGCGTTCGAGCGTCTCGTCGGTCACCTCGGGGGTGACGAACGGGTTCCCGTCGCGGTCGGAGCCGGCCCACGAGCGGAACTCGAAGAGCTTGGGGGAGTCGACGTCGTCGTACTCCTTCGCGATCGTCTCCTCGAACTCCTCGTAGGCGTCGCCGACGACGTCGAACAGCGTGTTCTCGAGGTACCACTGGACGTTCCGCGCCTCGTCTTCCGGCTCGGGCGCTCGCTGGCGGACCTGCCGGGTGCCCCACAGGCTGGTCACCTCGGCGGTGACGTCGCGCCAGACGGCGCGCCGCTCGCGGTCGGTGAGGTTGTGTTCGTCGAGCTCTTCGAGGTGGTTCGCGATGGAGCGGAGCTTGGACTTCACCGTCGACCGCCGGGCCTCCGTCGGGTGGGCGGTGAACGTCGGTTCGATGAGCACGTCCGCGAGCAGTTCCTCTAACTCCTCGGCGTCGACGCCCGCCTCGGCGAACTCGGCGATCGTCGCGTCGAAGGAGTCGTGGAGGGCGGTGCCGTCGTCGGCGTTCCGCACCTCGCGGACGCGCTCGCGCTCCTCGGCGAGGTTGATGAGTTCGAAGTACGTCGTGAACGCCCGGGCGACGACTTCCTCCCGAGCCGTCGAGAGGTCATCGACGGCCTCGTGGAGGGCGTCGCGGTCCGCGGCGTCGCCCCGCCGGTACGCGATAGCCGCGTTCCGGAGGGACTCGACCGTCTCGTACGCCTCGGTTGAGGCCTGCGCGGCGAGGACGTCTCCCACCAGCGCCCCGAGTTCCCGAACGTCCGTCCGCACGTCTCGATTGTGTAGGTCCATACCACGGATACTCCCGTCGAAGTCGGTTAAAAACCGCGATACGAACGAATGTTTGCCTCAGTTCCGAGTAAACACCTTCACGATCGTTTCTGTGCGACCGCCGCGGGTGGCCGGTCCGGATCCCCGACGGTGGCCGGTCCGTTCCCGACGATGGACGATCCGGATTCCGATCCCCGCCACGAGCGGTCGCGGCGCGACGATTCTCGGCGCGGTGGAGGGTTCGTCACCCTTTTTACCGATCCAACCGCAGAACCGAGTATGAGTGCGTCCGACAAGTATCCGTCAGAGTCCGGGCGGCGACGCTTCGTGAAGGGCGTCGTCGGCGGCGCGGCCCTCGCGGGGGTCGGCGCGATGGGGTCGGCGACCGTGAACACCCTGACGACCGCCGGCGGCGTCGGCGGCGGGTCGACGATCGCGAAGACGATCGCCCACACCGGCGGTCCCGCGCCCCGCGGTCTCCCGCAGATCCCGGTTCGCGTCACCGATGACGGGTACATCGAGGGCATCTGGCCCGAGACGACGACCGTCACGCAGGAGGGACAGGAGATCGAGGTCGCCCAACAGGAGCTCGGCGACAGCGGCGTCACCTACTCTGGCGCGTGGTTCCAGTACTGCGGCGTCGAGTCGCAGGAGAACGTCCAGCCGAACTTCGAGTCGGACAACCTGTTCCGCGCCGCGAGCGGCCCGCCGTACGACTGGCAGTCGGAGACGTACTCGGGCGGCGACCGGATCCACATCGACGACTTCGAGGACTACACCGAGTGGGGCAACGGGATCGGCAGCGACGGGGTCGGCAAGCCGGCGTCGGTGACGTGGCGCTCCGAGGACGCCGACACCAACCTCAACGCGGTCGTCATCCGCTCGCCGGAGATCGAGGAGGCGGCCCAGAACGACGCGTGGCTTCAGGCGTCGACCGACCAGGGGTTCATGGCGTACCTCAACGTCTGTACCCACTTCTGTTGTATCCCGGGCTACAAGGTGTTAGACGAGTCCGCCCGCTACGACGCCGCGGACGGGACGTACTGCGTCTGTCACCAGTCGGTGTACGACCCGTTCGTCATCGAGGAAGCGCTGTTCATCGCGCGGCCCCGTCCCGACGAGTAACCGCGACCGCCTGCTTTCGATTTTCTTCCTCCCACAGTCGTCCCGCGAGGACCGTCGTCGCGCTTTTCACGCCGCTCGTCCGAGGGACGGTATGAGCGACGACACCTCCGCGGACGCCGACGCGTCGGCGAGCGACGACTTCGAGACGGAACTCGCCCGCGCCCGCGACCTCCTCGACGGCGACGACATCGACGCGGTCCACGTCGGCGTCGTCCGCGACGGCGAGGTCGACACCACCTTCGCCCAGCGCACCGACGACGACCCCGACGGTGCCGGGCTCCGGGCGCTCGCGCTGCTCGCCGCACACGTCAGGCTGGTCGCGGCCGAGGCCGGCGTTGAGCCGTCGACGGTCGCCGGCGACGCCGCGACGCTCGCGGGACAGGTCGAACAGATTCCGACGGAGACCGACCAGATCCCCGACGAGTAGCCCTGCCGTCCGGTCACTCGGCAGACCCGTCGCGGTCGTCGGCCCGGATCCGGCGGAGCTGATGGGTCACGCCCGCGAGCGCGACGAACAGGACCGCGAGGTTGAACACCGCTAGCGCGACCGACTGGTACGCCGAGTCGAACCAGATCCGGATCGCGTTGCCGGACTGGCTGTAGAACCCCCAGCCGGCGACCACCGCGAGCAGCGACAGCGCCGCGAGACCGACGCGGTCGAGCAGCCCGCGGAGGTCGTCGGTCGAGAGCCGGTCGGTTCCCGAGCCGTCAGACTCGGCGTCGCGGTCCGTCTCGGCGCGGTCGGAGGCGGTCGCCGTGCGGTCGGAGGCGGTCGTCGTGCGGTCGGTGGCGGTCGTCGTGCGGTCGGTGGCGGTCGTCGTGCGGTCGGTGTCGTCGGTCATGGGCTGTGGATCGTGGGTCGGGTCGGTCGCGGGGTCGCCGTTCGCGGGACGGGCGGAGTCGTCGTTCGCGTCGGGGGTCTCCGGTTCGTCGGCCGCGTCGCGGCCGCGCTCCTCGTCGGTCATCGCCGCCTCCGCGCCGTCAGGGCCGCGACGACGAGCGCGACGAGCGCGACGGCCGGACCGAAGCCGGGGGCCGAGTCGTCGCTGGCGCTCGGGTCCCGCGAGCCGTCGTCGCCGGCGTCGTCGCGCCCGGCACCGCCTTCACCGCGCTCGAAGTCCTCGACGGAGAACTCCACGTCGCGGACGGTCTGGTTCGCGCTGATCGTCTCTCGGGGGTTCAGGTTCGCGACGCCCTGCGTCTCGTCGACGAGCACGTCGTCGTCGAACAGCGCGGCGTCGACGTAGTAGTTGTACCCGTCGGGCACCTCGACGGTGGCGGTCACGGTGTCGGTCCGACCGGGGCGGACGGCCCCGACCGTCTCCGTCGCCTCCGCGGCGATCACGTTCGAGTCCGCCTGCCGGAGGTACAGCCGGAGGTCGACGTCCTCCGAGGCCTCGTCGCCGCGGTTCGTCACCGAGACGGAGACCGACAGCGTCGCCGTCTCGTTGTCGGCGTCGGCGACGCTCACCGCGACGGTCGGCCAGACCGCGCCGTCGGTGAAGCCGACCCGCGTGTCCGCGTAGTCGGGCGTGAGCGCCGCGACGCCGGCGATCCGGGTGGTCCGGCTCGTGCGGCGTTCGCCGTCCGCGAAGACCACCGTCTCGATCCGGTACCCGCCCTCGCGCTCGACGGTGACGGTGCCGTTGACGGTGCGTTCGCCCTCGAAGTCGACGTCGCCGACGTCGACCGTCGTCTCGTCGACGAGGAGGCCGGACTCGCTGCCGATCGCCCGGTGGCGGACGGTGACGTTCTCGACCGTCGAGCCGCGGTGTTCGAGGTCGGTTCCGAGGCGGAGTTCCGCAGTCTCGCCCCGGACCTCGCCCGGTGCGACGGTCGCGCCGGCGATGTCGATCCGGCCGGGCGGCTCGTCGGTCTCGCGCGGGTCGGTGAGGGCGTCGGGCGCGGCGACCGCGCCGACCGCGCCCGCGACGAGGAGCGCGGCCGCGGCCGCCAGGAGGGCCGTGCGGGTGTCCATACGCGACCTCTCTCAAGCCCGATATAAGTGCTTTGTCCGGCGTTCGGTTCGAGGCGTCCGAAACAGCGTTCAGAGAACCCGATACCGCCCGTTCGACTCGGTCACTTCCCCGCGGCGCGCGAGGCGCGTCAGGATCTCGCGGGCCGCCTCGGCGGGCACGCCGTCGGTCGCGGCGCGCTCTACGACCGCCGCCTCGGTGGGGTCGTCGACCGCCTCGACCGCGTCGCGGACGACCTGGGTGCGGCTTCGGGAGCTGCCTCCGCCCCCCTCGGCGCGCGAGGCGGCCTCGTCGACCGCGTCGGCGTCGATGCCGGCCGATTCGAGGTACTCGCGGTCGTCGATCCCGGACTCCTCGACGGCGACTTCGAGCTCCGAGACGTGGTCGACCTCCGCGAACGCGGCGCTGTCCCCCCGCTTCTTCGCGAGCAGTGCGGACCGCGCCTCCTGTGCGGCCGCGCGGTCGTCGGACTCGAAGAAGTGCTTGAGCTTGGCGGTTTGGTGGGTCTTGCCGCACCGCGAGCACTTTGCCGTCTCGCTCGTCCTCGGATCGCGAACCAGCCACATATTGGCGCACTCGTTGCAGCCGACGACCGCGTACATACGCTCCGGTTCGTCGGCCCCGAATTTGAACCCTCGGCTGTACGTCGTCGTACTCGGTGTAACGGAGATCGCCGAAGCCCCAGCCGCTCGCTACGACGAAGTCGCTACAGAGAACACGACTGCCGAAGCCCCAGCCGCTCGCTACGACGAAGTCGCTACAGAGAACACGACTGCCGAAGCCCCAGCCGCTCGCTACGACGAAGTCGCTACAGAGAACACGACTGCCGAAGCCCCAGCCGCGAGGCGGGCGCACGCTCGCTGCGGTCCTCGGTCACTCGCTGCGCTCGTTCCCTGCGGTCCTTGCGTCCCCTGCGCCCGCCTCGCGGCTGCCCCTTCGATTCCCGCCCCGCCCCGCACCGCACAGCACCTCACGCCTCCCCAGCCTCGTCGGTCGCCGTCGCTTCGCTCGGCGACCGACTCCCTCGCGCGGTGCTGCTCGCGGGCCGGTGGCCCGCTCGCAGGCACGCGCCGTCGATACTTTACGCAAATAGCCGCTCTCAGTCCGGGTCCTCGATAGCTCGGGCGGCAGCGAGTACCTCGTCGTGGAGGTCGCCGTTCGAGGCCACCAGCCCGGTCGAGTCGTGCCGCCACCGGTTCCCGTCCAGATCCGTCACGCGCCCGCCGGCCTGCCGGATGGCGAACACGCCCGCGACGGTGTCCCACGGGTTCGCACGCAGGTTCGTGATCGTCCCCTCGAACCCGCCGGCGGCGACCGTGGGCAACACGACCTGGGCCGCGCCGAGTCGGCGCATGTCGGAGAAGCGGGAGACGATCGCCTCGCACGCGCGGGCGTACTCGTCGCGGGCGTCGTGGTCCCACCAGATCGTCGGGTCGACGACGGCCCGACGGGGATCGCTCACGTCGCTGACCGCGATCGGGTCGCCGTTGCGGAACGCGCCCTCCGGCGTCGCGGTGTAGACGTCGCCGAGCGCGGGCGCGACGATCGCGGCCGCGACCGGTTCGCCGTCGACGACGGCCGCGACCGCGGTGGCCCAGACGGGGATGTCGCGGACGTAGTTGTGCGTGCCGTCGATGGGGTCTATCACCCACGCCGCGCCCTCGTCGGGGACGGTCTTGCGCTCGTCTTCCTCCTCGCCGACGACCGCGTCGTCCGGGAACGTCTCGCGGATCGCCTCGATGACCCTGCGCTGGGCCGCGCGGTCCGCCTCGGTGACCACGTCGTCCTCGCCTTTCGTCTCCACGTCGATGTCGCTCCGGAAGTGTTCGTTCGCGAGCGCCGCGCCCGCCCGTGCCGCCTCCTCCGCGACGGCGGCGCGCTCGTCGATGTCGTCGGCGCGGTCGGCGGGAGCGGGGACCTCGTCGGCGACGCCTTCGCCGAGGCGGTCGCCGCGCTCGTCTGTGTCGGTCATGGCCCCGATCGGCCCCCCGGACGCCTATAAACGTCGATCCGGTCGCCGAAACGGGACGACTCCCGCGGCGGCGCTCGTCGGCGGCGACGAGCGCGCCGCTCCCGATCCGTCGAAGTTAACTCAATTCCGAATCCGAGTACACTTAAGTGGGTCGCGGTCGGATGGCATTGTATGGAACCCGAGGAAGCGGTCCGTCAGCTGGAATACACTATCGACGCCTCGCTCGACGACGTCGGACAGCGCGCCGCTGCGAGCTACCGGCCCACCTTCGAGCGGGTGGCCGAGCGCGCGGACGGGAGCGCCGTGTACGAGCTGGCCTGCCAGCTCGCCGCGACCGTCGCCGACGGCGAACGACCGAGTCCCGCGGCCGCGAACCGGCGGGCCGAGCGCGTGCTCGACGACTTGGCGTACACTGACGGCGGGGAGTGAGGTTTTGCCGCGCCACTAACGCACCGCCGCCGCGTCACACTACGATCCGCTCCCCGACCTCGGGCGCGCTCGCCGCGAACCCGTCCCCCCGCAACTCTTCGGCGAACGCCGCACACCGGTCCCCGTGGTT belongs to Halorubrum sp. DM2 and includes:
- the ppc gene encoding phosphoenolpyruvate carboxylase; translation: MDLHNRDVRTDVRELGALVGDVLAAQASTEAYETVESLRNAAIAYRRGDAADRDALHEAVDDLSTAREEVVARAFTTYFELINLAEERERVREVRNADDGTALHDSFDATIAEFAEAGVDAEELEELLADVLIEPTFTAHPTEARRSTVKSKLRSIANHLEELDEHNLTDRERRAVWRDVTAEVTSLWGTRQVRQRAPEPEDEARNVQWYLENTLFDVVGDAYEEFEETIAKEYDDVDSPKLFEFRSWAGSDRDGNPFVTPEVTDETLERQRSVAVEKYRDRCKRLSAVLSQDGDRYGDNDALAASLAADADRFPTVVEEARERYPDEPYRQKLRLMRERLDRVNDVRPGEYPDGDAFLDDLDVIADSLRADGQESVLESFVEPFRRQVDTFGLTLASLDLRDHRENHTEAVAEAVGVEGVDYRGMDESERQEFLTDAILQEDPVVDLDEPGDVSETTERVLRRFESFADWQDEYGPQAIDTYCISMTEEPSHVLEVLFLADQVGVVSLPDHCAVDVVPLLETESALNGAERILGTLFENEAYATALEARDEVQEVMLGYSDSNKENGFLAANWDLYENQRRIARFCREEEVTLRLFHGRGGSISRGGGPMNEALLALPNETVTGQVKFTEQGEAIAEKYANPRIAERELEQMLDAQIRARKEANEEPVEDVPDRWVEAMEVMAPAARETYRDLLNTDGFVSYFEQATPISVVENLNLGSRPASRSGERSVEDLRAIPWVFSWTQTRLILPGWYAIASGIDAYLDEVGEEEGMEVLREMFDEWPFFRTTLDNASLALARTEPEIAAEYADLADDDLRERFFPELVGEYERGCELVLEISGRDQLLRREWLEESLDRRNPYVDPLNLLQANLLGRTHRTDEEERTLRLTVNGIAAGMKNTG
- a CDS encoding ubiquinol-cytochrome c reductase iron-sulfur subunit is translated as MSASDKYPSESGRRRFVKGVVGGAALAGVGAMGSATVNTLTTAGGVGGGSTIAKTIAHTGGPAPRGLPQIPVRVTDDGYIEGIWPETTTVTQEGQEIEVAQQELGDSGVTYSGAWFQYCGVESQENVQPNFESDNLFRAASGPPYDWQSETYSGGDRIHIDDFEDYTEWGNGIGSDGVGKPASVTWRSEDADTNLNAVVIRSPEIEEAAQNDAWLQASTDQGFMAYLNVCTHFCCIPGYKVLDESARYDAADGTYCVCHQSVYDPFVIEEALFIARPRPDE
- a CDS encoding PGF-CTERM sorting domain-containing protein — protein: MDTRTALLAAAAALLVAGAVGAVAAPDALTDPRETDEPPGRIDIAGATVAPGEVRGETAELRLGTDLEHRGSTVENVTVRHRAIGSESGLLVDETTVDVGDVDFEGERTVNGTVTVEREGGYRIETVVFADGERRTSRTTRIAGVAALTPDYADTRVGFTDGAVWPTVAVSVADADNETATLSVSVSVTNRGDEASEDVDLRLYLRQADSNVIAAEATETVGAVRPGRTDTVTATVEVPDGYNYYVDAALFDDDVLVDETQGVANLNPRETISANQTVRDVEFSVEDFERGEGGAGRDDAGDDGSRDPSASDDSAPGFGPAVALVALVVAALTARRRR
- a CDS encoding DUF5817 domain-containing protein: MYAVVGCNECANMWLVRDPRTSETAKCSRCGKTHQTAKLKHFFESDDRAAAQEARSALLAKKRGDSAAFAEVDHVSELEVAVEESGIDDREYLESAGIDADAVDEAASRAEGGGGSSRSRTQVVRDAVEAVDDPTEAAVVERAATDGVPAEAAREILTRLARRGEVTESNGRYRVL
- a CDS encoding inositol monophosphatase, with protein sequence MTDTDERGDRLGEGVADEVPAPADRADDIDERAAVAEEAARAGAALANEHFRSDIDVETKGEDDVVTEADRAAQRRVIEAIRETFPDDAVVGEEEDERKTVPDEGAAWVIDPIDGTHNYVRDIPVWATAVAAVVDGEPVAAAIVAPALGDVYTATPEGAFRNGDPIAVSDVSDPRRAVVDPTIWWDHDARDEYARACEAIVSRFSDMRRLGAAQVVLPTVAAGGFEGTITNLRANPWDTVAGVFAIRQAGGRVTDLDGNRWRHDSTGLVASNGDLHDEVLAAARAIEDPD